In a single window of the Rhopalosiphum padi isolate XX-2018 chromosome 1, ASM2088224v1, whole genome shotgun sequence genome:
- the LOC132917558 gene encoding uncharacterized protein LOC132917558, with the protein MNAFLKKTNKCLYLYTKNTSTMGFNRYKSIDGSGRFGRGSIGDSDENKHEASSEEQHFYKENKFRVEKLKQIISYRNKQINEHIEDIIKSIKEFKDK; encoded by the exons ATGAATGCTTTTTTAAAGAAAACTAATAAGTGTTTGTATTTGTACACAAAAAATACGTCGACAATGGG atTTAACCGGTACAAAAGTATTGATGGAAGTGGTAGATTTGGTAGAGGTTCAATTGGAGACTCAGATGAAAACAAACACGAAGCTTCCTCAGaagaacaacatttttataaagaa aataagtTTCGAGttgaaaaactaaaacaaattatttcgtATCGGAATAAACAGATAAATGAACACATCGAGGACATTATCAAAAGTATAAAAGAGTTTAAAGATAAATGA
- the LOC132917158 gene encoding metallo-beta-lactamase domain-containing protein 1 isoform X1 → MIYKTLPFDLIFGCYCRPTEGGMLANCTCTLVKGPKNIIVDTMTPWDGKNLINAIKKHGIECDDIDYVVSTHGHSDHMGNNNLFLNAKHLVGRCISYKQMYYDDSKFFNSDGVYEIDENIRVISTPGHTLTDVSVVVQTAKETIAIVGDLFENEDDIMDESIWLNAGSENPDSQKKYRKAIMEQVDWIIPGHGAMFSTRKYK, encoded by the exons atgatatataaaaca ttaCCCTTCGACTTGATCTTTGGTT GCTATTGTCGGCCAACAGAAGGTGGTATGTTAGCCAATTGTACGTGCACATTGGTTAAAGGTcctaaaaacattattgttgaTACTATGACTCCGTGGGATGGtaagaatttaataaatgcTATTAAAAAACATGGAATTGAATGTGATGACATTGATTATGTAGTTAGTACTCATGGCCATTCTGATCATATGGGtaacaataacttatttttaaatgctaaaCATCTAGTAGGCCGATGTATTAGTTACAAACAGATGTACTATGATGACAGTAAATTTTTCAACAGTGACGGTGTGTATGAAATTGATGAGAATATTCGAGTTATCTCAACCCCTGGACATACACTGACTGATGTATCTGTTGTCGTTCAAACCGCCAAAGAGACAATTGCAATTGTAGGTGACTTGTTTGAAAATGAAGATGATATAATGGATGAATCTATTTGGTTAAATGCTGGTAGTGAAAATCCGGATTCAcagaaaaaatatagaaaagctATTATGGAACAAGTGGATTGGATTATACCAGGTCATGGTGCCATGTTTTCTACCAGGAAATACAagtga
- the LOC132917158 gene encoding metallo-beta-lactamase domain-containing protein 1 isoform X2, with amino-acid sequence MYEVHILFVGYCRPTEGGMLANCTCTLVKGPKNIIVDTMTPWDGKNLINAIKKHGIECDDIDYVVSTHGHSDHMGNNNLFLNAKHLVGRCISYKQMYYDDSKFFNSDGVYEIDENIRVISTPGHTLTDVSVVVQTAKETIAIVGDLFENEDDIMDESIWLNAGSENPDSQKKYRKAIMEQVDWIIPGHGAMFSTRKYK; translated from the coding sequence ATGTACGAAGTTCATATTCTTTTTGTAGGCTATTGTCGGCCAACAGAAGGTGGTATGTTAGCCAATTGTACGTGCACATTGGTTAAAGGTcctaaaaacattattgttgaTACTATGACTCCGTGGGATGGtaagaatttaataaatgcTATTAAAAAACATGGAATTGAATGTGATGACATTGATTATGTAGTTAGTACTCATGGCCATTCTGATCATATGGGtaacaataacttatttttaaatgctaaaCATCTAGTAGGCCGATGTATTAGTTACAAACAGATGTACTATGATGACAGTAAATTTTTCAACAGTGACGGTGTGTATGAAATTGATGAGAATATTCGAGTTATCTCAACCCCTGGACATACACTGACTGATGTATCTGTTGTCGTTCAAACCGCCAAAGAGACAATTGCAATTGTAGGTGACTTGTTTGAAAATGAAGATGATATAATGGATGAATCTATTTGGTTAAATGCTGGTAGTGAAAATCCGGATTCAcagaaaaaatatagaaaagctATTATGGAACAAGTGGATTGGATTATACCAGGTCATGGTGCCATGTTTTCTACCAGGAAATACAagtga
- the LOC132917158 gene encoding metallo-beta-lactamase domain-containing protein 1 isoform X3, translated as MLANCTCTLVKGPKNIIVDTMTPWDGKNLINAIKKHGIECDDIDYVVSTHGHSDHMGNNNLFLNAKHLVGRCISYKQMYYDDSKFFNSDGVYEIDENIRVISTPGHTLTDVSVVVQTAKETIAIVGDLFENEDDIMDESIWLNAGSENPDSQKKYRKAIMEQVDWIIPGHGAMFSTRKYK; from the coding sequence ATGTTAGCCAATTGTACGTGCACATTGGTTAAAGGTcctaaaaacattattgttgaTACTATGACTCCGTGGGATGGtaagaatttaataaatgcTATTAAAAAACATGGAATTGAATGTGATGACATTGATTATGTAGTTAGTACTCATGGCCATTCTGATCATATGGGtaacaataacttatttttaaatgctaaaCATCTAGTAGGCCGATGTATTAGTTACAAACAGATGTACTATGATGACAGTAAATTTTTCAACAGTGACGGTGTGTATGAAATTGATGAGAATATTCGAGTTATCTCAACCCCTGGACATACACTGACTGATGTATCTGTTGTCGTTCAAACCGCCAAAGAGACAATTGCAATTGTAGGTGACTTGTTTGAAAATGAAGATGATATAATGGATGAATCTATTTGGTTAAATGCTGGTAGTGAAAATCCGGATTCAcagaaaaaatatagaaaagctATTATGGAACAAGTGGATTGGATTATACCAGGTCATGGTGCCATGTTTTCTACCAGGAAATACAagtga
- the LOC132917159 gene encoding uncharacterized protein LOC132917159 — translation MSKVSSYTIILSIAALCSLSTAASDADDIYRDKENVLQANEFSNEEVKESKLITKCYDEETKSAYKVDSVWYPVGKCEKRTCSRQNNSKIPIIKTIECEPCTSCKLPNQICHPFRSDKNYPKCCSQCLTKSTILMKTESKKKYQNV, via the exons ATGTCGAAGGTATCGTCGTACACAATTATCTTGTCCATAGCCGCGCTGTGCTCTCTATCCACAGCGGCTTCAGACGCAGATGACATCTACCGCGATAAAGAGAACGTGCTGCAAGCCAACGAATTTAGTAACGAAGAAGTCAAAGAATCCAAATTGA TTACAAAATGTTATGATGAGGAAACTAAATCAGCTTACAAGGTAGACTCTGTTTGGTATCCAGTGGGAAAATGTGAAAAACGAACTTGCTCTAGgcaaaataactcaaaaatcccaattataaaaactataga ATGTGAACCGTGCACTTCATGTAAATTGCCTAATCAAATATGCCATCCATTCCGTTCTGATAAAAATTATCCTAAGTGTTGTTCACAGTGTTTAACAAAGTCTACTATACTTATGAAAACAGAATCAAAGAAAAAATACcaaaacgtttaa
- the LOC132918482 gene encoding uncharacterized protein LOC132918482, with protein sequence MFTSCFLCVFITCIAVSQGFYHSNNDSKSKNGSMLTKITNDIGTSTIYHTEFFDKKKKIFALKNEMTKECILKQVDDQVNILNNNNKYDQNMELTEDEMVEIIGENLRNFCKDKIIILNNFDNKRFSRSKRSTDKKRYQGQTQTQFVSFGSKNSNQETKNGLAEALSQPDLSRATVSGLNGMGQAQSQSSFGECNECSEQDYQTHSTHVINSRPGYYPSLQPLSSISQNQNSRPYGELNTNRQSPGLQDEESQKGYSINHQHPDTYSGSGTNNKLPGSQVHGYSIRPSIDGQYSGSGTNYKVPGKQNPGYVINDQYPRSETNNKLPDNQNYGYGITPSIDNQYTGLGTNNQLPGNQGHRYGIESSLNGQYPSEIQGSKSNNNTELGKINPGYVYNSAKEQIPNVANTNTPEYKIAVNNDTVNANSHSINSIPFNPSSWSYPNKINSYTPNINQQIYPDGLGFPNIPSESGQGILTPHNTPNFDSTHPSYNWQVPVTTSIDHQNKPANYPSSVIPNYQHPMPNVLGQLTPNNPISSDTISQNKQRIINEAGGTIQNGYPLSSNIPKGQDYTQLNLPSLCNFLYQTCLNALSNNKRLNEFQIASSQNSVRNPNVGKQIGNTQVPIIQYSGFPFYGEGINQNQKQPNYDQPQYAIGLVGSTIQHPSDTQTDGNINGFQPSYGQPRGILGSGDSGVQQPGYGPSGGNVNQMQPNYGQPQSTSGFGVQQPKYGPSSGNVNQIQPNYGQPQSTLGSGGSGIQQPGYGSPGGNVNQMQPNYGQPQSTSVFSGPGVQHLGYSPSIENVNQMQPNYGQPQSTSGSSGSGVQQPGYGPSGGNVNQIQPNYGQPQSTLGSSGSGIQQPGYGPSGGNVNQIQPNYGQPQSTLGSSGSGIQQPGYGPSGGNINQMQPNYGQPQSTSGFSGSGVQHLGYGPSRENVNQIHPNYGQPQSTSGFSGPGVQHLGYGPSRENVNQIHPNYGLPQSTSGSSGSGVQQPGYGPSGGNVNQIQPNYGQPQSTSGSSGSGVQQPGYGPSGGNVNQMQPNYGQPQSTSGSSGSGVQQPGYGPSGGNVNQMQPNYGQPQSTSGSSESDVQQPGYGPSGGNVNQMQPNYGQPQSTSGSRGSGVQQPGYGPPRGNVNQIYPESYGDNSFRGPSFKPASEIGNINPSTNPIIGGQFGTDISSGDSVTLIDTEGGDAQSMTNVDVDGQETRASASAQGKSKSGMSQTQVSGSYLGTGMFSAQAQTSDSDKGAQSQIVSNTNGTTSTAQGKGGKGQAQSQVLYNADNGIALGEAQSSGINYGTNTQLQAGIKGGMADAQSTGLGSTSSQAQIGFLPHESNNSTNQKSLFKGGGTTSAQGGSYSGQSQSQLFGSYKHGISYNGAAQASTGKKLQNLPKLNLADAKLKIGQPEGSNNEVKNQTNALKNLKSIPNALRSQNQIDNSSVDNHKQQNISSTQTPPILSQEPSRNVDVYPEYEDNDEYDDDSDEIVNTKSVQSKKETIPKQEQNIILNFDNKHDAQITRDSDSQLKSGQVLDAGQVIPGTNGTKIPSGFRGRVASVAGDHTEAQATPGGQAQTQTVFLTPGVGSLTVVDKTKLRAQLNKESYVRPTNSFQTEINGGISKFKANENNVQYFTKSSTCGYFSFSCNYVNGATNGAKICKPNPPPFPCLRSN encoded by the exons atGTTTACTTCGTGTTTTTTATGTGTGTTCATAACTTGTATAGCTGTATCCCAGGGTTTTTATCATTCTAATAATGATTCGAAATCAAAG aatggttcaatgttaacaaaaattacaaatgatATTGGCACATCAACAATCTACCATAcagaattttttgataaaaaaaag aaaatatttgcgcttaaaaatgaaatgactaaagaatgtattttaaaacaagtgGATGAtcaagtaaacattttaaataataataataaatatgaccaAAACATGGAATTAACTGAAGATGAG atGGTTGAAATCATTGGCGAAAATTTAAGAAACTTTTGCAaagataaaatcattattttgaataactttGACAATAAACGTTTTAGTAGATCAAAACGTTCAACAGATAAGAAACGATATCAAGGTCAAACCCAAACTCAATTTGTTAGTTTTGGTTCAAAAAATTCAAACCAAGAAACAAAAAATGGATTAGCCGAAGCTTTGTCACAGCCTGATTTATCTAGGGCAACAGTGA gtggTTTAAATGGTATGGGACAAGCTCAAAGTCAGTCAAGCTTTGGTGAATGTAATGAATGTTCCGAACAGGATTATCAAACGCATTCAACACACGTAATCAATTCTCGTCCAGGATATTATCCATCACTTCAACCCCTAAGTTCTATttctcaaaatcaaaattcaagacCATATGgtgaattaaatacaaatagacAGTCGCCAGGTTTACAAGATGAAGAAAGTCAAAAAGGATATTCTATCAATCATCAACATCCAGATACGTATTCAGGTTCaggaacaaataataaattaccggGTAGTCAAGTTCATGGATATAGTATCAGGCCATCTATCGATGGTCAATATTCAGGATCAGGAACAAACTATAAAGTACCAGGTAAACAGAATCCAGGATATGTCATCAATGATCAATATCCAAGAtctgaaacaaataataaactaccAGATAATCAAAATTACGGATATGGTATTACTCCATCTATCGATAATCAATATACAGGTTTAGGGACAAACAATCAATTACCGGGAAATCAAGGTCATAGATATGGTATTGAATCGTCTCTTAATGGCCAATATCCAAGTGAAATTCAAGgttcaaaatcaaataataatacagaactCGGTAAAATAAACCCGggatatgtatataattctgCAAAAGAACAAATTCCAAATGTAGCTAATACTAATACACCTGAATACAAAATAGCTGTAAATAATGATACAGTTAACGCAAACTCACATTCCATTAATTCTATTCCATTTAATCCCAGTAGTTGGAGCTATcctaataaaatcaatagttatACACCTAATATAAATCAGCAAATATATCCAGATGGGTTAGGGTTTCCTAATATTCCTTCAGAATCAGGTCAAGGAATACTAACTCCACATAATACACCAAATTTCGATTCGACACATCCTAGTTACAATTGGCAAGTTCCAGTAACAACTTCAATAGATCATCAAAATAAACCAGCAAATTACCCATCTAGTGTTATACCAAACTATCAACATCCAATGCCAAATGTATTAGGTCAATTGACACCAAATAATCCTATTTCAAGTGATACGATCTCACAAAACAAGCAAAGGATTATAAACGAAGCTGGTGGAACTATACAAAATGGATATCCATTATCTTCAAATATACCCAAAGGTCAAGATTACACCCAACTAAATTTACCTTCCTTATGTAATTTCCTATACCAGACATGTCTTAATGCATTGTCAAATAATAAAAGACTAAATGAATTTCAAATAGCTAGTTCCCAAAATAGCGTAAGAAATCCAAACGTAGGAAAACAAATTGGTAATACccaagtacctattatacaatattcaggTTTTCCTTTTTATGGAGAAGGaattaatcaaaatcaaaaacaaccTAATTATGACCAACCTCAATATGCAATTGGGTTAGTTGGATCTACTATTCAGCATCCTAGTGATACTCAAACTGATGGAAATATAAATGGATTTCAACCTAGTTATGGCCAACCTCGAGGTATATTAGGATCAGGTGACTCTGGCGTCCAGCAACCGGGATATGGTCCATCGGGTGGAAACGTAAATCAAATGCAACCTAACTATGGTCAGCCTCAAAGTACATCAGGATTTGGCGTGCAGCAACCGAAATATGGTCCATCGAGTGGAAACGTAAATCAAATTCAACCTAATTATGGTCAACCTCAAAGTACATTAGGATCTGGCGGATCTGGCATCCAACAACCGGGATATGGTTCACCGGGTGGAAACGTAAATCAAATGCAACCTAACTATGGTCAGCCTCAAAGTACATCAGTATTTAGCGGACCTGGCGTCCAACATCTGGGATATAGTCCATCGATAGAAAACGTAAATCAAATGCAACCTAATTATGGTCAACCTCAAAGTACATCAGGATCTAGCGGATCAGGTGTCCAACAACCGGGATATGGTCCATCGGGTGGAAACGTAAATCAAATTCAACCTAATTATGGTCAGCCTCAAAGTACATTAGGATCTAGCGGATCTGGCATCCAACAACCGGGATATGGTCCATCGGGTGGAAACGTAAATCAAATTCAACCTAATTATGGTCAGCCTCAAAGTACATTAGGATCTAGCGGATCTGGCATCCAACAACCAGGATATGGTCCATCGGGTGGAAACATAAATCAAATGCAACCTAATTATGGTCAACCTCAAAGTACATCAGGATTTAGCGGATCTGGCGTCCAACATCTGGGATATGGTCCATCGAGAGAAAACGTAAATCAAATTCATCCTAATTATGGTCAACCTCAAAGTACATCAGGATTTAGCGGACCTGGCGTCCAACATCTGGGATATGGTCCATCGAGAGAAAACGTAAATCAAATTCATCCTAATTATGGTCTACCTCAAAGTACATCAGGATCTAGCGGATCTGGCGTCCAACAACCGGGATATGGTCCATCGGGTGGAAACGTAAATCAAATTCAACCTAATTATGGTCAGCCTCAAAGTACATCAGGATCTAGCGGATCTGGCGTCCAGCAACCGGGATATGGTCCATCGGGTGGAAACGTAAATCAAATGCAACCTAACTATGGTCAACCTCAAAGTACATCAGGATCTAGCGGATCTGGCGTCCAGCAACCGGGATATGGTCCATCGGGTGGAAACGTAAATCAAATGCAACCTAACTATGGTCAACCTCAAAGTACATCAGGATCTAGCGAATCTGACGTCCAGCAACCGGGATATGGTCCATCGGGTGGAAACGTAAATCAAATGCAACCTAACTATGGTCAACCTCAAAGTACATCAGGATCTAGAGGATCTGGCGTCCAGCAACCGGGATATGGTCCACCGAGAGGAAACGTAAATCAAATTTACCCTGAATCGTATGGCGATAACAGTTTTAGAGGTCCATCTTTTAAACCAGCATCAGAAATTGGAAATATTAATCCTTCAACAAATCCAATTATCGGTGGTCAGTTTGGAACAGATATATCATCTGGAGATTCTGTAACTCTTATTGACACTGAAGGAGGAGATGCACAATCAATGACTAATGTAGATGTGGATGGCCAAGAAACTAGAGCATCGGCTTCAGCTCAAGGAAAATCTAAATCGGGTATGAGTCAGACACAAGTATCTGGATCATATTTAGGAACAGGAATGTTTTCTGCTCAAGCTCAAACGAGTGATAGCGATAAAGGAGCTCAAAGTCAAATTGTAAGTAATACAAATGGCACAACAAGTACAGCACAGGGGAAAGGAGGAAAGGGACAAGCACAATCCCAAGTTCTTTATAATGCTGATAATGGCATTGCTCTAGGTGAAGCACAAAGCTCAGGAATTAATTATGGGACAAACACTCAATTGCAAGCTGGTATTAAAGGAGGAATGGCAGATGCACAATCAACTGGCCTAGGAAGTACTTCTAGTCAGGCTCAAATAGGTTTCTTACCACACGAGTCCAATAATAGCACTAATCAAAAGTCATTATTCAAAGGTGGTGGTACAACTTCAGCACAAGGTGGATCATATAGTGGTCAATCGCAAAGTCAACTATTTGGGTCATATAAACATGGAATTTCATACAATGGTGCTGCCCAAGCAAGTACTGGCAAAAAACTTCAAAACTTACCAAAACTTAATTTAGCCGATGCGAAGTTGAAAATTGGGCAACCGGAAGGATCCAATaatgaagttaaaaatcaaactaATGCACTAAAGAACCTAAAGAGTATTCCAAATGCATTACGATCTCAAAATCAAATAGATAATTCCAGCGTTGATAACcacaaacaacaaaatatttcttCAACACAGACTCCACCTATTCTATCACAAGAACCATCTAGAAATGTCGATGTTTATCCTGAATATGAAGATAATGATGAGTATGACGATGATAGTGAtgaaattgtaaatacaaaatcaGTACAatcaaaaaaagaaacaatCCCAAAGCAagagcaaaatattattttaaatttcgataACAAACACGATGCCCAGATTACTCGAGATTCCGATAGTCAGTTAAAATCTGGACAAGTATTAGATGCTGGCCAAGTTATACCCGGTACTAATGGGACTAAAATACCAAGTGGATTTAGAGGTAGGGTAGCTTCAGTAGCTGGAGACCATACTGAAGCTCAAGCTACTCCGGGAGGCCAAGCTCAAACTCAAACTGTATTCTTAACACCTGGAGTAGGTAGCTTAACTGTGGtagacaaaacaaaattaagagCACAGTTAAATAAAGAATCATATGTTAGACCTACTAACAGTTTCCAAACTGAAATTAATGGAGGAATAAGCAAATTTAAagctaatgaaaataatgttcaGTATTTTACTAAATCATCAACTTGtggttatttttcattttcatgtaattatgtaaatggTGCAACAAATGGGGCCAAAATATGTAAGCCAAATCCACCACCTTTTCCATGCCTGAGaagtaattaa
- the LOC132918484 gene encoding coiled-coil domain-containing protein 102A, whose amino-acid sequence MSVCIAYLVFLNQKKFIKYLNIMAVKMAASEAGGVVASATASDWDTRESMRQRELDEARARATQMEKTMRWWSDCTANWREKWSKVRNERNKAREEAKMLKDNLEHVLKENSNIKREKQNLEQQNECLRKELEKVNLILLKHAGQWDSQLVDALENGISDPDTCCSSSSIPQPSIVSDSGIEEYVLQEAVPKHAVEMFNQTTSPIKSPIPNKTMSDEVADKIEKNLENLLESTQQDLNNLHNQLSGADSIQSECQTCQDNQVITNKRLEDLRIQLEHLQSENEIEWSKREQLESEMMNLERINKQLKSELNDTLEKLQKQSKPESSSDIKFRLLQQELADKNIELVNLKHILSKQKKMYVDQSAESAHLVRRGEQYENEVKRLRSRVEELKRELATTEEDYDTASNTIKKLQRYNEDLQEKLDSLQAELKHQNIRLTRLTSQVSSDDSSHSDED is encoded by the exons ATGTCTGTTTGTATTGCATATTTGGTGTTTCtgaaccaaaaaaaatttataaagtatttaaatatcatg GCTGTTAAAATGGCCGCAAGTGAAGCTGGCGGTGTTGTTGCGTCAGCTACAGCATCTGATTGGGATACCAGAGAGTCAATGCGTCAGCGTGAATTAGATGAAGCTAGAGCACGAGCAACACAAATGGAGAAAACAATGCGATGGTGGTCTGATTGTACAGCTAACTGGCGTGAAAAATGGAGCAag gtAAGAAATGAAAGGAATAAAGCTCGAGAAGAAGCTAAGATGCTTAAAGATAATTTAGAACACGTACTAAAAGAGAACAGTAATATAAAAAGAGAAAAGCAAAATCTTGAGCAACAGAATGAATGCTTGCGCAAAGAATTAGAAAAAGTCAATCTAATTCTTTTAAAACATGCGG GACAATGGGATTCTCAACTGGTTGATGCATTAGAAAATGGTATTTCTGATCCAGATACTTGCTGTAGTTCCTCATCTATACCTCAGCCATCGATTGTAAGTGATTCTGGTATTGAGGAATATGTCTTACAAGAAGCAGTTCCGAAACATGCAGTTGAAATGTTCAATCAAACAACTTCTCCCATCAAATCACCAATTCCTAATAAAACCATGTCTGATGAAGTTGCTGATAAAATTGAGAAAAATTTGGAAAATCTGTTAGAAAGCACTCAACAAGATTTAAACAATTTGCACAATCAGTTGTCAGGTGCAGATAGTATTCAATCAGAATGCCAAACTTGTCAAGATAATCAGGTTATTACAAACAAACGTTTAGAAGACTTAAGAATACAg CTAGAACACTTACAATCTGAGAATGAAATTGAATGGAGCAAAAGAGAACAGCTAGAAAGTGAAATGATGAATTTGGAAAGAATTAATAAGCAATTAAAATCTGAACTGAATGACACACTAGAAAAATTGCAGAAACAGAGTAAACCTGAATCATCATCTGACATCAAATTTAGATTACTGCAACAAGAGTTAgccgataaaaatatt GAGTTAGTCAATTTAAAACACATTCTATCCAAACAAAAGAAAATGTATGTTGATCAAAGTGCTGAGTCAGCGCATTTAGTAAGGCGTGGTGAGCAATATGAGAATGAAGTTAAACGTTTAAGAAGCCGGGTAGAAGAATTAAAAAGGGAATTAGCTACTACAGAAGAAGATTATGATACTGCTTCAAATACTATTAA GAAACTTCAAAGATATAACGAAGATTTACAAGAAAAACTTGATAGCTTACAGGCTGaattaaaacatcaaaatataag attgacACGTTTGACAAGTCAAGTATCTTCAGATGATTCAAGTCATAGTGATGAAGACTGA
- the LOC132918483 gene encoding bifunctional purine biosynthesis protein ATIC — protein MAPTDNLALISVSDKTGLLDLAKSLVEAGFKLLASGGTASFIKNDAKLPVTCVSEFTGAPEILGGRVKTLHPAIHGGILARLIPADQEDLQKNNYSLIKVVVCNLYPFEKVIAKSDTNVEDAVENIDIGGVTLLRAAAKNHERVTVLCDPTDYFEISKEISLNKDTLLETRKKLALKAFTHTATYDDCISDYFRKKFAGGESQMNLRYGMNPHQCPAQLFTTDLKLPLKVINGSPGYINLCDAFNSWQLVKELKEVTGLPAATSFKHVSPAGAALGIPLTEIEASLCMVSDLLEIMTPLGSAYARARGADRMSSYGDFIALSHSCDLVTAKIISREVSDGVIAPGYSDEALNLLKKKKNGNYCVLQIDSNYTPKPVERKVLFGMTLEQRRNDGKIDENLFTNIVTKRQDMTEAAKRDLILATVTLKYTQSNSVCYAFNGQAIGIGAGQQSRIHCTRLAGDKADNWWLRQHPYVLNMKFKKSVKRAQIANAIDDYIGKTIGNGLSRTRWESLFDEVPAELTSEERQAWAAKLKGVVLSSDAFFPFSDNIERAVQSGVEYVACPSGSTNDQEVINYCNEQNIVLTHTNLRLFHH, from the exons ATGGCACCTACTGACAACTTAG CTCTTATTAGTGTATCGGACAAAACTGGATTATTAGATCTAGCAAAAAGCTTAGTAGAAGCTGGTTTCAAGTTGTTGGCAAGTGGAGGAACTGCTTCTTTTATAAAGAATGATGCAAAATTACCAGTTACTTGCGTTTCCGAATTCACTGGCGCACCAGAAATACTTGGGGGTCGAGTGAAAACTTTACATCCAGCAATTCATGGAG gtatattagCTCGTTTAATACCTGCTGATCAAGAAGATTTACAGAAGAACAATTATAGCCTCATAAAAGTAGTAGTATGTAATTTATATCCGTTTGAAAAGGTTATAGCAAAATCGGATACTAATGTTGAAGATGctgttgaaaatattgatattggtGGTGTAACACTATTGAGAGCTGCTGCCAAAAATCATGAACGTGTCACAGTACTTTGTGATCCTACAGACTATTTTGAAATATCCAAAGAAATATCATTGAATAAAGATACACTTCTAGAAACTCGGAAAAAATTAGCGTTGAAGGCATTTACGCATACAGCAACTTATGATGATTGTATATCAGATTATTTTCGTAAGAAATTTGCAGGTGGTGAGAGTCAAATGAATTTAAGGTATGGCATGAATCCTCACCAATGTCCAGCACAACTTTTCACTACAgatttaaaattaccattaaaag taattaatggTTCTCCGGGATACATAAATTTATGTGATGCTTTTAATAGCTGGCAGTTGGTTAAAGAACTTAAAGAGGTAACTGGTCTTCCAGCTGCTACATCTTTTAAACATGTCAGTCCAGCTGGAGCTGCTTTAGGCATACCATTAACtgaaattgaa gcTTCATTGTGTATGGTGAGTGATTTACTTGAAATTATGACTCCGCTTGGATCTGCTTATGCTCGAGCCAGAGGAGCTGACCGAATGTCTTCCTATGGAGATTTTATTGCTTTATCACATTCTTGTGATTTAGTTACTGCTAAAATTATTTCTAGAGAA gtttctgATGGTGTAATTGCACCTGGATATAGTGATGAAGCTTTAaatttgcttaaaaaaaaaaaaaatggaaattactGTGTATTGCAAATTGATTCAAATTATACACCTAAGCCTGTAGAGCGTAAAGTTTTGTTTGGAATGACCTTAGAACAGAGACGTAATGATGGAAAAATTGATGAAAATCTTTTTACCAATATTGTAACTAAAAGACAAGAT ATGACAGAAGCAGCTAAACGTGATTTGATTCTTGCTACTGTAACATTGAAGTACACACAAAGTAATTCAGTGTGTTATGCTTTCAATGGTCAAGCTATAGGAATTGGAGCTGGACAACAATCCAGGATACACTGCACTAGACTAGCTGGTGATAAAGCTGATAACTG GTGGTTGAGGCAACATccatatgttttaaatatgaaatttaaaaaatcggtTAAAAGAGCTCAGATAGCAAATGCCATTGATGATTACATTGGTAAAACTATTGGAAATGGCCTTTCACGTACTAGATGGGAAAGTTTGTTTGATGAAGTTCCTGCTGAGCTTACTTCTGAAGAGAGACAAGCCTGGGCTGCTAAATTAAAAGGAGTTGTATTGTCATCAGATGCATTTTTCCCATTCAGTGATAACATTGAAAGAGCCGTTcag agTGGAGTTGAATATGTAGCTTGCCCATCTGGTTCAACAAATGATCAAGAAGTTATCAATTACTGCAATGAACAAAACATTGTGTTGACTCATACAAACTTGCGTTTATTccatcattaa